From the genome of Candidatus Neomarinimicrobiota bacterium, one region includes:
- a CDS encoding ribosomal protein S19 family protein: MPRSVKKGPYVSEKLNQTVEELNKSGKKKVIKTWSRRSTITPEFVGHT, translated from the coding sequence ATGCCGCGCTCAGTGAAGAAGGGTCCATATGTATCCGAAAAACTTAACCAGACAGTGGAAGAGCTAAATAAGTCTGGGAAAAAGAAAGTGATCAAGACCTGGTCCCGGCGGTCAACCATCACTCCTGAGTTTGTAGGACACACTTT